One window of Mauremys reevesii isolate NIE-2019 linkage group 4, ASM1616193v1, whole genome shotgun sequence genomic DNA carries:
- the FAM181A gene encoding protein FAM181A isoform X1, with protein MASDSEVKTLLNFVNLASSDIKAALDKSAPCRRSVDHRKYLQKQLKRFSQKYSRIPRCHPSKSMESSSKRGAEDRNRSSDPDGPDPNHCRASNGKTLRLSEVEENFSGEQVLQEQSPESVRPDQVPMRKRQLPASFWEEPRPTQSLLVGSFPAGLDGLPNSRDLPPYEGKKSKKGPDTTEPGSPPLPAQPSGEKEPIKVPGTCLSGRMNAWSCCPFQYHGQPVYQTHGALPQSPFPGLGLWRKSTAPAGEIQHFCKEAGSMGQKLYRPVVLKPIPTKPAVPPPIFNVFGYI; from the coding sequence ATGGCATCAGACAGCGAGGTGAAAACGTTACTGAATTTTGTGAACCTGGCCTCTAGTGACATCAAAGCCGCTCTGGACAAGTCTGCTCCCTGCCGCCGCTCAGTTGATCACAGAAAATACTTGCAGAAGCAGCTCAAGCGTTTTTCTCAGAAATATTCCAGGATCCCAAGATGCCACCCCAGCAAATCCATGGAATCCAGCTCCAAACGGGGGGCAGAGGATAGAAATCGCAGTTCAGACCCAGATGGCCCGGATCCAAATCACTGCAGAGCGTCCAATGGAAAGACCCTGAGGCTATCAGAGGTGGAGGAGAACTTCAGTGGGGAACAGGTTTTGCAAGAGCAAAGCCCAGAGTCTGTAAGGCCAGATCAGGTGCCCATGAGGAAAAGACAGCTGCCCGCTTCCTTCTGGGAAGAACCCAGACCAACTCAGAGTCTGCTGGTCGGGAGCTTTCCTGCTGGATTAGATGGGCTCCCAAACTCCAGGGACCTTCCTCCTTACGAGGGCAAGAAAAGCAAAAAGGGTCCCGATACCACTGAGCCAGGCAGCCCCcctctgcctgcccagcccagtgggGAGAAGGAGCCTATCAAAGTGCCCGGGACATGCTTATCTGGCCGGATGAATGCCTGGAGCTGCTGTCCATTTCAGTACCATGGACAACCTGTTTACCAAACCCATGGAGCCCTACCTCAGTCACCCTTTCCAGGCCTGGGGCTATGGAGGAAAAGCACAGCGCCCGCAGGGGAGATCCAACACTTCTGCAAGGAGGCGGGCAGTATGGGGCAGAAACTATACAGACCAGTGGTTTTGAAACCCATCCCTACCAAGCCGGCAGTGCCACCTCCTATTTTCAATGTGTTTGGATACATTTAg